A window of the Paraburkholderia sp. ZP32-5 genome harbors these coding sequences:
- the hydA gene encoding dihydropyrimidinase yields MPHFDTVIRNARVVTAADIFTSDIGIRDGRIVALGLDLDAGAREIDAAGRHVTPGGVDSHVHFDQPTGDGSIMADDFLSGTTSAACGGTTTVIPFACQQKGHTLREAIDDYHRRAGNKPVIDYAFHLIVTDPTPQILKEELPALIAEGYTSFKIYMTYDALKLSDREILDTLLVARNEGAMVMIHAENADCIAWLTEKLLEAGHTAPRYHATSRPMLVEREATHRAISLAEVVDVPILIVHVSGREAVEQIRWAQSHGLKVYGETCPQYLFLTADSLGCDDSFEGAKCICSPPPRDKANQQVIWDGLENGSFEVFSSDHAPFRFDGPDGKKVHGENVSFDQIANGIPGVETRMALLWSEGVRRGRITPQSFVALTSTNAARLYGLYPRKGSIAIGADADLVIWDESGEVEITNAKLHHNVDYTPYEGMRVSAWPALTMSRGDVVWDGQTPCGKAGRGEFLPCARPEPARPRRRKTLLPI; encoded by the coding sequence ACGCCACGTGACGCCGGGCGGCGTGGACAGCCACGTGCACTTCGACCAGCCGACCGGCGACGGCTCCATCATGGCCGACGACTTCCTGTCCGGCACGACCTCGGCGGCCTGCGGCGGCACCACCACGGTGATTCCGTTCGCGTGCCAGCAAAAGGGCCACACGTTGCGCGAAGCGATCGACGATTATCATCGGCGCGCGGGTAACAAGCCGGTGATCGACTACGCGTTCCATCTGATCGTCACCGACCCGACGCCGCAGATCCTGAAGGAGGAACTGCCCGCGCTGATTGCGGAGGGCTATACGTCGTTCAAGATCTACATGACGTACGACGCGCTGAAGCTCTCCGATCGCGAGATTCTCGATACGCTGCTGGTGGCGCGCAACGAAGGCGCGATGGTGATGATCCACGCGGAAAACGCCGACTGCATCGCATGGCTGACCGAAAAGCTGCTCGAAGCGGGCCACACCGCGCCGCGCTATCACGCGACGTCACGGCCGATGCTGGTCGAGCGCGAAGCGACGCATCGCGCGATTTCGCTTGCCGAAGTGGTCGACGTGCCAATTCTGATCGTGCACGTATCCGGCCGCGAAGCGGTCGAGCAGATTCGCTGGGCACAGAGCCACGGTCTGAAGGTGTACGGCGAAACCTGTCCGCAATATCTGTTTCTGACCGCCGATTCGCTCGGTTGCGACGACAGCTTCGAAGGCGCGAAATGCATCTGTAGTCCGCCGCCGCGCGACAAGGCCAATCAGCAGGTGATCTGGGACGGACTCGAGAACGGCTCGTTCGAAGTGTTTTCGTCGGACCATGCGCCGTTCCGTTTCGATGGTCCGGACGGCAAGAAAGTGCATGGCGAAAACGTGTCCTTCGATCAGATCGCCAACGGCATTCCGGGCGTCGAGACGCGCATGGCGCTACTGTGGTCCGAAGGCGTGCGGCGCGGGCGCATCACGCCGCAGAGCTTCGTCGCGCTGACTTCGACGAATGCGGCCAGGCTATACGGACTGTATCCGCGCAAAGGCAGCATTGCGATCGGCGCGGATGCGGATCTGGTGATCTGGGACGAGAGCGGTGAAGTCGAGATTACCAATGCGAAGTTGCATCACAACGTCGATTACACGCCGTACGAAGGCATGCGCGTAAGCGCCTGGCCAGCGCTGACGATGTCGCGCGGTGACGTCGTGTGGGACGGCCAGACTCCTTGTGGCAAGGCAGGACGCGGCGAGTTTTTGCCGTGCGCGCGGCCGGAGCCAGCCAGACCGCGCCGGCGCAAGACGCTGCTTCCGATCTGA